The Coffea arabica cultivar ET-39 chromosome 3c, Coffea Arabica ET-39 HiFi, whole genome shotgun sequence genome contains a region encoding:
- the LOC140037886 gene encoding uncharacterized protein, with translation MPAWYNPQAVCAYHSGAPGHATFDCKALKHKIQDMVEAGEIVIRKREAQGPNVNRNPLPEHANIIGIILDDTEYVEPVKELTREAEVFGVTDQPFVIELPFEEDEKPFILDLTPAESEALEPVVIEFPKQEPVLSLQQVPWNYDEPDVQIGEKSIAKKEVSVVTRSGKVASPFENTIPIQANNSEPLVKPTITEKEALDFLKRLQRSEYNVVEKLSKSPAQISMLDLLFSSDMHRDALIEVLTKAQIPKDISVDNFSHVVGNVLFTKQITFSDEELPTEGIGHNKALYIVVRCNGKMLPKVLIDNGSALNICPWSTLEKLELQDIKLRPSGTVVRGFDGAQREPIGEVDLVVEMGPAQFQITCQVMHFPSVYNVLLGRPWIHKSGAVPSSLHQLLKFVVNDKLITIFAEEDCLVITDSGSKEDGSRNVTMTPHSTADIVSVSWITNEERALSKASVMMAKEMIRGGYEFDKGLGRDLQGILKPVEIIEKKDSFGLGFRPTAKDIREMKERKKAEKEGRGFHIVNEEGISNNFDGSGSWDD, from the coding sequence ATGCCCGCATGGTATAATCCACAagctgtctgtgcttatcattctggggCCCCCGGACATGCCACCTTTGATTGCAAGGCGCTTaagcataaaattcaagatatggtTGAAGCCGGGGAGATTGTAATCCGGAAAAGGGAGGCGCAAGGGCCGAACGTAAATAGGAACCCTTTACCGGAACATGCCAATATCATTGGAATTATTCTGGATGATACGGAGTATGTGGAACCGGTCAAAGAATTGACAAGggaagctgaagtgtttggggtcacagaccaaccCTTTGTCATAGAATTGCCATTTGAAGAGGACGAAAAGCCCTTTATTTTGGATCTCACGCCAGCCGAAAGTGAGGCTTTGGAGCCAGTGGTTATTGAATTCCCGAAGCAAGAGCCTGTTTTAAGCCTGCAACAAGTGCCATGGAATTATGATGAACCTGACGTACAGATTGGGGAAAAGTCAATTGCAAAAAAGGAAGTGTCAGTGGTCACCAGATCAGGAAAGGTTGCGAGTCCATTTGAAAATACCATTCCGATTCAAGCAAATAACTCCGAGCCGCTCGTcaaaccaacaatcaccgagaaagaagccTTGGATTTCCTTAAGAGACTTCAGAGAAGTGAGTACAATGTAGTTGAGAAGCTGAGTAAGTCGCCTGCCCAGATATCCATGTTGGATCTACTCTTCTCTTCAGACATGCATAGGGACGCGCTGATCGAGGTGTTGACCAAAGCTCAAATCCCTAAGGACATTTCAGTTGATAATTTTTCTCATGTAGTTGGAAATGTGTTATTTACCAAGCAAATCACTTTCTCTGACGAGGAATTGCCGACGGAGGGCATTGGACATAATAAGGCCCTGTACATAGTTGTAAGGTGCAACGGAAAAATGCTGCCGAAGGTGTTGATTGACAATGGATCTGcgcttaatatctgtccttggagcACCTTGGAGAAGCTAGAATTGCAAGACatcaagctgaggccttcagggaccgTAGTCCGAGGTTTTGATGGAGCACAAAGAGAGCCAATAGGAGAAGTAGACTTAGTGGTCGAGATGGGACCCGCACAATTTCAAATAACctgccaagtcatgcactttCCTAGTGTTTACAACGTTTTGCTTGGAAGGCCCTGGATTCATAAGTCCGGAGCTGTGCCGTCTTCATTGCATCAGTTGCTGAAATTTGTAGTAAATGACAAGCTGATAACTATATTTGCCGAAGAGGATTGCCTTGTAATCACCGATTCTGGGTCAAAAGAGGATGGAAGCCGAAACGTCACCATGACTCCTCATAGCACGGCTGATATCGTCTCTGTAAGTTGGATCACAAACGAGGAGCGAGCTCTATCAaaggccagtgtcatgatggctaaAGAAATGATCCGTGGAGGCTATGAATTTGACAAAGGGCTGGGACGAGATCTGCAAGGAATTTTGAAGCCAGTGGAGATTATTGAGAAAAAGGATTCGTTTGGTTTAGGCTTCCGACCGACTGCTAAGGATATCAGAGAAATGAAGGAGCGCAAGAAAGCggagaaagaaggaag
- the LOC140037885 gene encoding uncharacterized protein, producing MVMPQITNWKLNDTNYQQWSKAVKIYLTGLGKQRYLTDDSPTEDNKKLMWIQEDAQILGAIWNSMEPRIAYMCSHCETTKEVWDYVRLLYCSNLSRMYDISLEYFQLQQENKTVIEYVADLKRVSEELNAVMPLSSDITVMQRQREQMLVLKFLAGLKPEFEPIKSQILAGEQLPSFAEAYARVLRSASKNTTHGDGAKINDKSALVANNGRIEQLNLGRGSRGGRSRGGRGGRGGRGTRECTHCGLKNHTHDTCWDLHGKPPRFANAVTIDQAESSSSAQGSQKTFTISEEDYVKFLQYQTANQASLPSASLAQKGNAMACLSTSKNFDTWIIDSGATDHMSGFEDKEDDW from the exons ATGGTGATGCctcaaatcacaaattggaAGTTGAATGACACTAATTATCAACAGTGGTCAAAAGCCGTTAAGATTTATCTGACAGGCTTAGGAAAGCAACGATATCTCACAGATGACTCTCCTACGGAGGACAACAAGAAACTAATGTGGATTCAAGAGGATGCCCAAATTCTTGGAGCAATATGGAATTCTATGGAGCCACGAATTGCTTACATGTGTTCTCATTGTGAGACAACAAAAGAAGTTTGGGATTATGTCCGGTTATTATACTGTAGTAATCTTTCACGGATGTATGATATTTCTTTGGAGTATTTTCAgttgcaacaagaaaacaagacaGTAATTGAATACGTTGCTGATCTTAAGCGAGTTTCAGAAGAATTAAATGCCGTAATGcctctctcaagtgatattacaGTTATGCAGAGGCAAAGAGAACAAATGCTTGTGCTCAAATTCTTGGCCGGTCTCAAGCCAGAATTTGAACCaatcaaatctcaaattttagcaGGTGAACAATTACCATCTTTTGCAGAGGCGTATGCTCGGGTCTTACGTTCTGCATCTAAGAACACTACACATGGTGATGGTGCAAAAATTAATGACAAATCTGCTTTAGTTGCTAACAATGGTCGGATAGAGCAACTCAACTTGGGACGTGGCTCTCGTGGAGGAAGAAGTAGAGGAGGTCGTGGGGGTCGTGGAGGTCGAGGCACCCGTGAGTGCACTCATTGTGGTTTGAAGAATCACACTCATGATACTTGTTGGGATTTACATGGAAAACCACCTCGGTTTGCTAATGCGGTTACCATTGACCAAGCTGAATCAAGTTCTTCAGCACAAGGGTCCCAGAAAACTTTTACCATATCCGAGGAAGATTATGTCAAATTTCTGCAGTACCAAACTGCAAATCAAGCATCTCTTCCCTCtgcttctttagcacaaaaaggtaatgCTATGGCTTGTCTCTCcacttccaaaaattttgacaCATGGATCATTGATTCCGGAgctactgatcatatgtcag gatttgaagacaaagaggaCGATTGGTGA